The Candidatus Thermoplasmatota archaeon genome includes a region encoding these proteins:
- a CDS encoding Zn-ribbon containing protein: MPHQCLKCGLVFEEGSSQLLKGCSSCGGNRFFFTKEPLNEEERNNILQKMDGELDSALAKILCDEKGRFIDKESRWVVIKQKDIQALQHKTSEKDEPKIKEKTVFIDDNLRRKLLEKIESEVDEIHNKPETIDIEQSGSYNIDLKGLLEEEPIIIQKDGSYTIHLPSVFKMLDKNKK, translated from the coding sequence ATGCCTCATCAATGTCTTAAATGCGGGCTTGTTTTCGAAGAAGGTTCCTCCCAGCTTTTGAAAGGATGCTCCAGTTGCGGTGGTAACAGGTTTTTTTTCACAAAAGAGCCTTTAAATGAAGAAGAAAGAAATAATATACTTCAGAAGATGGATGGAGAACTTGATTCCGCTCTAGCTAAGATACTGTGTGATGAAAAAGGTCGTTTTATCGACAAAGAAAGTAGATGGGTTGTTATAAAACAAAAAGACATCCAAGCATTACAGCATAAAACCTCAGAAAAAGATGAACCAAAGATAAAAGAAAAAACAGTTTTTATTGATGATAATCTCAGAAGAAAGTTACTAGAGAAAATCGAATCAGAAGTAGATGAAATACATAATAAACCTGAAACAATTGACATCGAACAATCTGGTAGTTACAACATAGACCTCAAAGGTTTACTCGAGGAAGAACCCATCATAATACAGAAAGATGGTTCTTACACAATTCATCTACCATCTGTTTTTAAAATGTTAGATAAAAACAAGAAGTAG
- a CDS encoding DUF2073 domain-containing protein — MTKKDKGISVTLVSRQKLDGLSPSEKLKFIINEVRSGKILVLEQGLTPIEQAKLIEHTMKEIKEDTFIGIEMDGYGEEKPSFIQRVFGIVKKQRMTVIGPANLLKTVHKDSDMIETMIIPGRGV, encoded by the coding sequence ATGACGAAAAAGGACAAAGGAATATCTGTCACCCTTGTATCACGCCAAAAACTTGATGGTTTATCCCCCTCAGAAAAACTTAAGTTTATAATTAACGAGGTTAGAAGTGGGAAAATACTGGTTCTTGAACAAGGTCTCACACCAATTGAACAGGCTAAACTGATAGAACATACTATGAAAGAAATCAAGGAGGATACATTTATTGGTATTGAGATGGATGGTTATGGTGAAGAAAAACCATCTTTTATTCAGAGGGTTTTTGGAATTGTTAAAAAACAGCGTATGACTGTTATCGGTCCTGCTAATCTTCTAAAAACCGTTCACAAGGATAGTGATATGATTGAGACCATGATTATACCTGGTAGAGGTGTATAA
- a CDS encoding Era-like GTP-binding protein, giving the protein MGLLEKISLASILQRIFGKKHARIGIYGPPNVGKTTLANRILRDWTGDIMGAVSEIPHETRRAKWKKNVKIENGNSSLMMDIVDTPGIATKVDYKEFMNVYGLTKEEAKQRAKEATEGVIESIKWLEDIDGVILVMDSTQDPFTQVNVTVLGNLEARNLPVLIAANKIDAEDASPATLKSAFPQHPVVPISALTGYNAEALYSTMITHFSKRRKRRR; this is encoded by the coding sequence ATGGGATTGCTCGAAAAAATTAGTTTAGCCTCGATTCTTCAAAGAATTTTTGGTAAAAAACATGCAAGAATCGGCATTTATGGTCCACCAAATGTTGGAAAAACAACCCTTGCTAACCGTATCCTCCGTGATTGGACCGGTGATATCATGGGTGCTGTCTCTGAGATACCTCATGAGACCCGTAGAGCTAAATGGAAAAAGAATGTGAAAATAGAGAATGGAAACTCTTCTCTGATGATGGACATTGTTGATACACCTGGTATAGCCACTAAAGTAGATTATAAAGAATTCATGAACGTATATGGTTTAACTAAGGAAGAAGCAAAACAGAGGGCTAAAGAAGCAACTGAGGGAGTTATTGAATCTATAAAATGGCTTGAGGACATAGATGGTGTCATACTTGTTATGGATTCCACCCAGGATCCTTTCACCCAAGTAAACGTTACCGTTCTCGGTAACCTAGAAGCCCGTAATCTACCTGTTCTTATAGCTGCTAACAAGATAGATGCTGAGGATGCAAGCCCCGCGACACTAAAATCCGCTTTCCCGCAACACCCTGTTGTACCAATTAGTGCTCTAACAGGTTATAATGCAGAGGCTCTGTATAGTACTATGATAACCCATTTTAGTAAAAGAAGGAAAAGGAGGAGGTAG
- a CDS encoding ACT domain-containing protein translates to MKNIVGEVWKILDKNPSIRRDLALGIINNRALAKYIIKEHKLNATLDAVISAIRRYEIGRHDDVFVIAQKLLCQTVSLSTRNGLAEVSLIKDNEVQQLLPEIFEIIQFVRGETLRIIQATESIRLLIDEKNLDKIKEIFPRNKIIKIDRDIAEINIRMHPDMRTTYGILAVIANELALNGISIMEIMSCFPEMLIFVEEKNILKAYQVLHQLCYPTI, encoded by the coding sequence ATGAAAAACATAGTAGGAGAAGTCTGGAAAATACTAGACAAAAACCCATCTATAAGAAGAGACCTAGCATTAGGAATAATAAACAACAGAGCACTAGCCAAATACATAATAAAAGAACACAAACTAAATGCAACACTAGACGCAGTAATAAGCGCAATACGGCGCTACGAAATAGGCAGACATGATGATGTATTCGTAATTGCACAAAAACTACTATGCCAAACCGTCAGCCTATCAACAAGAAATGGATTAGCCGAGGTATCTCTAATCAAAGATAACGAAGTTCAACAACTACTACCAGAAATATTCGAAATCATACAGTTTGTAAGAGGAGAAACCCTAAGAATAATACAAGCAACAGAATCAATAAGACTATTAATTGACGAAAAAAACCTAGATAAAATAAAAGAAATATTCCCAAGAAACAAAATAATCAAAATTGATAGAGACATAGCAGAGATAAACATACGTATGCACCCAGACATGAGAACAACATACGGTATTCTAGCAGTAATAGCAAACGAACTCGCACTAAACGGTATCAGTATTATGGAAATAATGAGCTGTTTCCCAGAAATGCTAATATTCGTCGAAGAAAAAAACATACTAAAGGCTTATCAAGTGTTACATCAACTATGCTACCCTACAATATAA
- a CDS encoding winged helix-turn-helix transcriptional regulator, producing the protein MNLTNNTEWVEELELKKRKDIYNYILKYPGLHLNELCRKMKIPKSTMNYHLNHLIKKGFLVAAPNGRYVRYYIANNLNDIDKKIVHFLRQDVPYKILVYLFLHPNSSQIKISKNLKKHPTTISFHLKKLLSTDIIEGIPNGNEIKYKLKNQEEVSNLFVRYSECFF; encoded by the coding sequence GTGAATTTAACGAATAACACAGAATGGGTAGAAGAATTAGAACTTAAAAAAAGAAAGGACATCTATAATTATATCCTTAAATACCCTGGTCTACACCTTAACGAACTTTGTAGAAAAATGAAAATACCTAAAAGTACAATGAATTATCACTTAAACCATCTAATTAAAAAAGGTTTTTTAGTAGCAGCACCAAATGGAAGATACGTAAGATATTATATTGCAAATAACCTCAATGACATAGACAAAAAAATAGTTCATTTCCTTAGACAGGATGTTCCATATAAGATTCTTGTATACCTGTTTCTACACCCTAACTCGTCTCAAATAAAAATTAGTAAGAATTTGAAAAAACATCCGACCACGATATCTTTTCATTTAAAGAAACTACTTTCTACAGATATTATCGAAGGTATTCCAAATGGTAATGAAATAAAATATAAACTAAAAAACCAAGAGGAAGTATCTAACCTGTTTGTTAGATACAGCGAATGTTTTTTTTGA